One Archocentrus centrarchus isolate MPI-CPG fArcCen1 chromosome 10, fArcCen1, whole genome shotgun sequence genomic region harbors:
- the LOC115786912 gene encoding paraneoplastic antigen Ma3 homolog, translated as MEVVKTQNVKVQNSVLVSGLSNSEIDNEVFDFLKQFGPVNRLVEVHTTGTVKVIVEFQHEATAKELEKSYLPLDRPCTAKPEVIHHIQSLASAYSIESGASATATYLSELKDMALRSNRSFESILREELAKIGESLGGTIHADTVGHSVEEPLPSTETPPASSPVSPTSEHASVVHNDPHPITETVESQVPASLLSTPEVQRVIVEHIVKSSDIASTPNLPCKLKPFSGRVPHPTFETDYDTWRRSVEFCLTDPLLSETQIVRKIAESLAPPAANIVKSLGPKASPNTYLELLDSAYAAVEDGDELFARFLNTNQNVGEKPSDFLQRLHTALNLVVSRNGIAPGDANKQLLRQFCRGCWDSPLIASLQLEQRKNDPPQFAELLLLLRTEEDKQASKITRMKQHLGMQKPRVFSNMQSTCSSGRNGLEPAINDTSADLQKQITDLQTQIAQLKAEKTGQKSKRHPKGTKHKNKSQVESRETQQINVSMPKPKPGYCFRCGEDGHIASSCSNGHNPALVAIKRNAFKQKQREWEHHHKVSEHPDLN; from the coding sequence ATGGAAGTTGTGAAAACTCAGAATGTTAAAGTTCAAAATTCTGTTTTAGTCAGTGGTCTATCTAACAGTGAAATTGACAATGAAGTTTTTGACTTCCTGAAACAGTTTGGTCCTGTCAATAGGCTAGTTGAAGTTCACACTACAGGTACAGTAAAGGTCATTGTAGAGTTTCAGCATGAAGCTACTGCTAAAGAACTGGAAAAAAGCTATTTACCTCTTGACAGACCATGCACTGCAAAACCAGAGGTTATTCACCACATTCAAAGCCTAGCCAGCGCTTATAGCATTGAGTCTGGTGCTTCTGCAACAGCAACTTACCTGTCAGAGTTAAAAGATATGGCGTTGCGAAGCAACCGTTCATTTGAAAGCATTTTGAGGGAGGAACTGGCCAAGATTGGGGAGTCGTTGGGAGGAACGATCCATGCTGACACTGTTGGCCACTCAGTCGAAGAGCCATTGCCTTCTACTGAAACACCCCCAGCCTCATCTCCTGTGTCACCAACTAGTGAACATGCCAGTGTTGTTCATAATGACCCTCACCCAATCACAGAAACTGTTGAATCACAGGTACCTGCCAGTTTATTAAGCACTCCTGAGGTACAACGTGTCATTGTTGAACACATTGTTAAAAGCAGTGACATAGCTTCAACCCCGAACTTACCTTGCAAGTTGAAACCCTTTTCGGGAAGAGTTCCACATCCTACTTTTGAAACCGATTATGACACCTGGCGTAGGAGTGTAGAATTCTGCTTGACTGATCCCTTACTTTCAGAAACCCAGATCGTGAGGAAAATTGCTGAAAGCTTGGCTCCTCCTGCAGCCAACATTGTGAAATCTCTCGGGCCTAAAGCAAGCCCAAACACTTACCTTGAACTTCTTGACTCTGCTTATGCTGCTGTGGAAGATGGTGATGAACTCTTTGCTCGTTTCTTGAACACCAACCAGAATGTTGGTGAAAAACCCTCAGACTTCCTGCAGAGATTACACACCGCCTTAAACTTAGTCGTAAGCAGAAATGGAATTGCCCCGGGTGATGCAAACAAACAACTTCTGAGGCAATTTTGCCGAGGCTGTTGGGACAGTCCGCTGATCGCCAGCCTCCAgcttgaacaaaggaagaatgacCCACCTCAATTTGCTGAGCTACTTCTCCTACTGCGGACAGAAGAAGATAAACAGGCAAGTAAAATCACCCGCATGAAACAGCATCTGGGGATGCAAAAACCACGAGTTTTCTCCAATATGCAGTCCACGTGCTCATCAGGTAGGAACGGCCTAGAGCCTGCAATTAATGACACCTCTGCTGATCTTCAAAAGCAAATTACAGACCTCCAGACTCAAATAGCACAACTCAAAGCTGAAAAAACAGGGCAAAAGTCCAAGAGGCACCCTAAGGGgacaaagcataaaaacaaaagccaaGTTGAATCGAGAGAGACACAACAGATAAATGTATCGATGCCCAAGCCTAAACCCGGGTATTGCTTCAGATGTGGGGAGGACGGCCATAttgcttccagctgcagcaatgGCCACAACCCAGCACTAGTAGCTATAAAAAGAAATGCCTTCAAACAAAAGCAGCGAGAGTGGGAACACCACCACAAAGTCAGTGAACACCCTGATTTAAACTAG